One genomic segment of Misgurnus anguillicaudatus chromosome 25, ASM2758022v2, whole genome shotgun sequence includes these proteins:
- the LOC129425957 gene encoding C-reactive protein isoform X10, translated as MLMLAVFLLCLLPMTSGFGNAGGHLDKVFLFPKQTNDSFVKITPVKPLRLTAFTLCMRVATEQQGKREVILFAYRTPYFDELNVWIESDGRISFYLSGDGVYFNLPPLSTFRTHLCFTWSSSTGLAAAWVNGQRSIYRIYKKGHTIRPNGIVVLGQDPDSFLGDFDAEQSFVGEITDVNMWDEVLTAKDIKGLYSHNTLVYMPNVIHWRRAEFDKYGIVEEVKDYI; from the exons ATGTTGATGTTAGCAGTTTTCCTCCTCTGTTTGCTGCCTATGACATCAGGATTTGGTAATG cAGGGGGTCATCTTGATAAAGTATTTCTGTTTCCAAAGCAGACCAATGACAGCTTTGTTAAAATCACTCCAGTAAAACCACTGCGCCTTACAGCCTTTACTTTATGCATGCGTGTCGCCACAGAGCAGCAAGGAAAGAGAGAGGTTATTCTTTTTGCCTACCGTACACCTTATTTCGATGAGTTAAACGTTTGGATTGAGAGCGACGGACGCATATCTTTCTATCTCAGTGGTGATGGAGTGTATTTTAACTTGCCTCCTCTCTCCACCTTCCGGACGCATCTGTGCTTCACCTGGAGCTCATCGACCGGTCTCGCTGCCGCTTGGGTGAATGGACAACGCAGTATTTACCGGATATACAAAAAAGGTCACACCATCCGTCCCAATGGCATTGTGGTGCTTGGTCAAGATCCTGATTCATTTCTGGGTGATTTTGATGCAGAGCAGAGCTTTGTAGGTGAAATTACAGATGTGAACATGTGGGATGAGGTTCTCACTGCGAAAGATATCAAGGGGTTATATTCACACAACACATTAGTATACATGCCAAATGTAATTCATTGGCGCAGAGCTGAATTTGACAAATACGGCATTGTGGAAGAGGTGAAGGATTATATTTGA
- the LOC129425957 gene encoding C-reactive protein isoform X4 has product MCKMLMLAVFLLCLLPMTSGFAGGHLDKVFLFPKQTNDSFVKITPVKPLRLTAFTLCMRVATEQQGKREVILFAYRTPYFDELNVWIESDGRISFYLSGDGVYFNLPPLSTFRTHLCFTWSSSTGLAAAWVNGQRSIYRIYKKGHTIRPNGIVVLGQDPDSFLGDFDAEQSFVGEITDVNMWDEVLTAKDIKGLYSHNTLVYMPNVIHWRRAEFDKYGIVEEVKDYI; this is encoded by the exons ATGTG CAAGATGTTGATGTTAGCAGTTTTCCTCCTCTGTTTGCTGCCTATGACATCAGGATTTG cAGGGGGTCATCTTGATAAAGTATTTCTGTTTCCAAAGCAGACCAATGACAGCTTTGTTAAAATCACTCCAGTAAAACCACTGCGCCTTACAGCCTTTACTTTATGCATGCGTGTCGCCACAGAGCAGCAAGGAAAGAGAGAGGTTATTCTTTTTGCCTACCGTACACCTTATTTCGATGAGTTAAACGTTTGGATTGAGAGCGACGGACGCATATCTTTCTATCTCAGTGGTGATGGAGTGTATTTTAACTTGCCTCCTCTCTCCACCTTCCGGACGCATCTGTGCTTCACCTGGAGCTCATCGACCGGTCTCGCTGCCGCTTGGGTGAATGGACAACGCAGTATTTACCGGATATACAAAAAAGGTCACACCATCCGTCCCAATGGCATTGTGGTGCTTGGTCAAGATCCTGATTCATTTCTGGGTGATTTTGATGCAGAGCAGAGCTTTGTAGGTGAAATTACAGATGTGAACATGTGGGATGAGGTTCTCACTGCGAAAGATATCAAGGGGTTATATTCACACAACACATTAGTATACATGCCAAATGTAATTCATTGGCGCAGAGCTGAATTTGACAAATACGGCATTGTGGAAGAGGTGAAGGATTATATTTGA
- the LOC129425957 gene encoding C-reactive protein isoform X12 produces MLMLAVFLLCLLPMTSGFGGHLDKVFLFPKQTNDSFVKITPVKPLRLTAFTLCMRVATEQQGKREVILFAYRTPYFDELNVWIESDGRISFYLSGDGVYFNLPPLSTFRTHLCFTWSSSTGLAAAWVNGQRSIYRIYKKGHTIRPNGIVVLGQDPDSFLGDFDAEQSFVGEITDVNMWDEVLTAKDIKGLYSHNTLVYMPNVIHWRRAEFDKYGIVEEVKDYI; encoded by the exons ATGTTGATGTTAGCAGTTTTCCTCCTCTGTTTGCTGCCTATGACATCAGGATTTG GGGGTCATCTTGATAAAGTATTTCTGTTTCCAAAGCAGACCAATGACAGCTTTGTTAAAATCACTCCAGTAAAACCACTGCGCCTTACAGCCTTTACTTTATGCATGCGTGTCGCCACAGAGCAGCAAGGAAAGAGAGAGGTTATTCTTTTTGCCTACCGTACACCTTATTTCGATGAGTTAAACGTTTGGATTGAGAGCGACGGACGCATATCTTTCTATCTCAGTGGTGATGGAGTGTATTTTAACTTGCCTCCTCTCTCCACCTTCCGGACGCATCTGTGCTTCACCTGGAGCTCATCGACCGGTCTCGCTGCCGCTTGGGTGAATGGACAACGCAGTATTTACCGGATATACAAAAAAGGTCACACCATCCGTCCCAATGGCATTGTGGTGCTTGGTCAAGATCCTGATTCATTTCTGGGTGATTTTGATGCAGAGCAGAGCTTTGTAGGTGAAATTACAGATGTGAACATGTGGGATGAGGTTCTCACTGCGAAAGATATCAAGGGGTTATATTCACACAACACATTAGTATACATGCCAAATGTAATTCATTGGCGCAGAGCTGAATTTGACAAATACGGCATTGTGGAAGAGGTGAAGGATTATATTTGA
- the LOC129425957 gene encoding C-reactive protein isoform X11, with protein MLMLAVFLLCLLPMTSGFAGGHLDKVFLFPKQTNDSFVKITPVKPLRLTAFTLCMRVATEQQGKREVILFAYRTPYFDELNVWIESDGRISFYLSGDGVYFNLPPLSTFRTHLCFTWSSSTGLAAAWVNGQRSIYRIYKKGHTIRPNGIVVLGQDPDSFLGDFDAEQSFVGEITDVNMWDEVLTAKDIKGLYSHNTLVYMPNVIHWRRAEFDKYGIVEEVKDYI; from the exons ATGTTGATGTTAGCAGTTTTCCTCCTCTGTTTGCTGCCTATGACATCAGGATTTG cAGGGGGTCATCTTGATAAAGTATTTCTGTTTCCAAAGCAGACCAATGACAGCTTTGTTAAAATCACTCCAGTAAAACCACTGCGCCTTACAGCCTTTACTTTATGCATGCGTGTCGCCACAGAGCAGCAAGGAAAGAGAGAGGTTATTCTTTTTGCCTACCGTACACCTTATTTCGATGAGTTAAACGTTTGGATTGAGAGCGACGGACGCATATCTTTCTATCTCAGTGGTGATGGAGTGTATTTTAACTTGCCTCCTCTCTCCACCTTCCGGACGCATCTGTGCTTCACCTGGAGCTCATCGACCGGTCTCGCTGCCGCTTGGGTGAATGGACAACGCAGTATTTACCGGATATACAAAAAAGGTCACACCATCCGTCCCAATGGCATTGTGGTGCTTGGTCAAGATCCTGATTCATTTCTGGGTGATTTTGATGCAGAGCAGAGCTTTGTAGGTGAAATTACAGATGTGAACATGTGGGATGAGGTTCTCACTGCGAAAGATATCAAGGGGTTATATTCACACAACACATTAGTATACATGCCAAATGTAATTCATTGGCGCAGAGCTGAATTTGACAAATACGGCATTGTGGAAGAGGTGAAGGATTATATTTGA
- the LOC129425957 gene encoding C-reactive protein isoform X1: MCKMLMLAVFLLCLLPMTSGFGNAGGHLDKVFLFPKQTNDSFVKITPVKPLRLTAFTLCMRVATEQQGKREVILFAYRTPYFDELNVWIESDGRISFYLSGDGVYFNLPPLSTFRTHLCFTWSSSTGLAAAWVNGQRSIYRIYKKGHTIRPNGIVVLGQDPDSFLGDFDAEQSFVGEITDVNMWDEVLTAKDIKGLYSHNTLVYMPNVIHWRRAEFDKYGIVEEVKDYI, from the exons ATGTG CAAGATGTTGATGTTAGCAGTTTTCCTCCTCTGTTTGCTGCCTATGACATCAGGATTTGGTAATG cAGGGGGTCATCTTGATAAAGTATTTCTGTTTCCAAAGCAGACCAATGACAGCTTTGTTAAAATCACTCCAGTAAAACCACTGCGCCTTACAGCCTTTACTTTATGCATGCGTGTCGCCACAGAGCAGCAAGGAAAGAGAGAGGTTATTCTTTTTGCCTACCGTACACCTTATTTCGATGAGTTAAACGTTTGGATTGAGAGCGACGGACGCATATCTTTCTATCTCAGTGGTGATGGAGTGTATTTTAACTTGCCTCCTCTCTCCACCTTCCGGACGCATCTGTGCTTCACCTGGAGCTCATCGACCGGTCTCGCTGCCGCTTGGGTGAATGGACAACGCAGTATTTACCGGATATACAAAAAAGGTCACACCATCCGTCCCAATGGCATTGTGGTGCTTGGTCAAGATCCTGATTCATTTCTGGGTGATTTTGATGCAGAGCAGAGCTTTGTAGGTGAAATTACAGATGTGAACATGTGGGATGAGGTTCTCACTGCGAAAGATATCAAGGGGTTATATTCACACAACACATTAGTATACATGCCAAATGTAATTCATTGGCGCAGAGCTGAATTTGACAAATACGGCATTGTGGAAGAGGTGAAGGATTATATTTGA
- the LOC129425957 gene encoding C-reactive protein isoform X7, translating to MCKMLMLAVFLLCLLPMTSGFGGHLDKVFLFPKQTNDSFVKITPVKPLRLTAFTLCMRVATEQQGKREVILFAYRTPYFDELNVWIESDGRISFYLSGDGVYFNLPPLSTFRTHLCFTWSSSTGLAAAWVNGQRSIYRIYKKGHTIRPNGIVVLGQDPDSFLGDFDAEQSFVGEITDVNMWDEVLTAKDIKGLYSHNTLVYMPNVIHWRRAEFDKYGIVEEVKDYI from the exons ATGTG CAAGATGTTGATGTTAGCAGTTTTCCTCCTCTGTTTGCTGCCTATGACATCAGGATTTG GGGGTCATCTTGATAAAGTATTTCTGTTTCCAAAGCAGACCAATGACAGCTTTGTTAAAATCACTCCAGTAAAACCACTGCGCCTTACAGCCTTTACTTTATGCATGCGTGTCGCCACAGAGCAGCAAGGAAAGAGAGAGGTTATTCTTTTTGCCTACCGTACACCTTATTTCGATGAGTTAAACGTTTGGATTGAGAGCGACGGACGCATATCTTTCTATCTCAGTGGTGATGGAGTGTATTTTAACTTGCCTCCTCTCTCCACCTTCCGGACGCATCTGTGCTTCACCTGGAGCTCATCGACCGGTCTCGCTGCCGCTTGGGTGAATGGACAACGCAGTATTTACCGGATATACAAAAAAGGTCACACCATCCGTCCCAATGGCATTGTGGTGCTTGGTCAAGATCCTGATTCATTTCTGGGTGATTTTGATGCAGAGCAGAGCTTTGTAGGTGAAATTACAGATGTGAACATGTGGGATGAGGTTCTCACTGCGAAAGATATCAAGGGGTTATATTCACACAACACATTAGTATACATGCCAAATGTAATTCATTGGCGCAGAGCTGAATTTGACAAATACGGCATTGTGGAAGAGGTGAAGGATTATATTTGA
- the LOC129425957 gene encoding C-reactive protein isoform X5: MCKMLMLAVFLLCLLPMTSGFAGGHLDKVFLFPKQTNDSFVKITPVKPLRLTAFTLCMRVATEQQGKREVILFAYRTPYFDELNVWIESDGRISFYLSGDGVYFNLPPLSTFRTHLCFTWSSSTGLAAAWVNGQRSIYRIYKKGHTIRPNGIVVLGQDPDSFLGDFDAEQSFVGEITDVNMWDEVLTAKDIKGLYSHNTLVYMPNVIHWRRAEFDKYGIVEEVKDYI; encoded by the exons CAAGATGTTGATGTTAGCAGTTTTCCTCCTCTGTTTGCTGCCTATGACATCAGGATTTG cAGGGGGTCATCTTGATAAAGTATTTCTGTTTCCAAAGCAGACCAATGACAGCTTTGTTAAAATCACTCCAGTAAAACCACTGCGCCTTACAGCCTTTACTTTATGCATGCGTGTCGCCACAGAGCAGCAAGGAAAGAGAGAGGTTATTCTTTTTGCCTACCGTACACCTTATTTCGATGAGTTAAACGTTTGGATTGAGAGCGACGGACGCATATCTTTCTATCTCAGTGGTGATGGAGTGTATTTTAACTTGCCTCCTCTCTCCACCTTCCGGACGCATCTGTGCTTCACCTGGAGCTCATCGACCGGTCTCGCTGCCGCTTGGGTGAATGGACAACGCAGTATTTACCGGATATACAAAAAAGGTCACACCATCCGTCCCAATGGCATTGTGGTGCTTGGTCAAGATCCTGATTCATTTCTGGGTGATTTTGATGCAGAGCAGAGCTTTGTAGGTGAAATTACAGATGTGAACATGTGGGATGAGGTTCTCACTGCGAAAGATATCAAGGGGTTATATTCACACAACACATTAGTATACATGCCAAATGTAATTCATTGGCGCAGAGCTGAATTTGACAAATACGGCATTGTGGAAGAGGTGAAGGATTATATTTGA
- the LOC129425957 gene encoding C-reactive protein isoform X3: MCKMLMLAVFLLCLLPMTSGFGNAGGHLDKVFLFPKQTNDSFVKITPVKPLRLTAFTLCMRVATEQQGKREVILFAYRTPYFDELNVWIESDGRISFYLSGDGVYFNLPPLSTFRTHLCFTWSSSTGLAAAWVNGQRSIYRIYKKGHTIRPNGIVVLGQDPDSFLGDFDAEQSFVGEITDVNMWDEVLTAKDIKGLYSHNTLVYMPNVIHWRRAEFDKYGIVEEVKDYI; the protein is encoded by the exons CAAGATGTTGATGTTAGCAGTTTTCCTCCTCTGTTTGCTGCCTATGACATCAGGATTTGGTAATG cAGGGGGTCATCTTGATAAAGTATTTCTGTTTCCAAAGCAGACCAATGACAGCTTTGTTAAAATCACTCCAGTAAAACCACTGCGCCTTACAGCCTTTACTTTATGCATGCGTGTCGCCACAGAGCAGCAAGGAAAGAGAGAGGTTATTCTTTTTGCCTACCGTACACCTTATTTCGATGAGTTAAACGTTTGGATTGAGAGCGACGGACGCATATCTTTCTATCTCAGTGGTGATGGAGTGTATTTTAACTTGCCTCCTCTCTCCACCTTCCGGACGCATCTGTGCTTCACCTGGAGCTCATCGACCGGTCTCGCTGCCGCTTGGGTGAATGGACAACGCAGTATTTACCGGATATACAAAAAAGGTCACACCATCCGTCCCAATGGCATTGTGGTGCTTGGTCAAGATCCTGATTCATTTCTGGGTGATTTTGATGCAGAGCAGAGCTTTGTAGGTGAAATTACAGATGTGAACATGTGGGATGAGGTTCTCACTGCGAAAGATATCAAGGGGTTATATTCACACAACACATTAGTATACATGCCAAATGTAATTCATTGGCGCAGAGCTGAATTTGACAAATACGGCATTGTGGAAGAGGTGAAGGATTATATTTGA
- the LOC129425957 gene encoding C-reactive protein isoform X8 encodes MCKMLMLAVFLLCLLPMTSGFGGHLDKVFLFPKQTNDSFVKITPVKPLRLTAFTLCMRVATEQQGKREVILFAYRTPYFDELNVWIESDGRISFYLSGDGVYFNLPPLSTFRTHLCFTWSSSTGLAAAWVNGQRSIYRIYKKGHTIRPNGIVVLGQDPDSFLGDFDAEQSFVGEITDVNMWDEVLTAKDIKGLYSHNTLVYMPNVIHWRRAEFDKYGIVEEVKDYI; translated from the exons CAAGATGTTGATGTTAGCAGTTTTCCTCCTCTGTTTGCTGCCTATGACATCAGGATTTG GGGGTCATCTTGATAAAGTATTTCTGTTTCCAAAGCAGACCAATGACAGCTTTGTTAAAATCACTCCAGTAAAACCACTGCGCCTTACAGCCTTTACTTTATGCATGCGTGTCGCCACAGAGCAGCAAGGAAAGAGAGAGGTTATTCTTTTTGCCTACCGTACACCTTATTTCGATGAGTTAAACGTTTGGATTGAGAGCGACGGACGCATATCTTTCTATCTCAGTGGTGATGGAGTGTATTTTAACTTGCCTCCTCTCTCCACCTTCCGGACGCATCTGTGCTTCACCTGGAGCTCATCGACCGGTCTCGCTGCCGCTTGGGTGAATGGACAACGCAGTATTTACCGGATATACAAAAAAGGTCACACCATCCGTCCCAATGGCATTGTGGTGCTTGGTCAAGATCCTGATTCATTTCTGGGTGATTTTGATGCAGAGCAGAGCTTTGTAGGTGAAATTACAGATGTGAACATGTGGGATGAGGTTCTCACTGCGAAAGATATCAAGGGGTTATATTCACACAACACATTAGTATACATGCCAAATGTAATTCATTGGCGCAGAGCTGAATTTGACAAATACGGCATTGTGGAAGAGGTGAAGGATTATATTTGA
- the LOC129425961 gene encoding C-reactive protein-like isoform X1: MLKLAVFLLCVLPLASAGGLANKVLLFPQKTDNSYVKITPEKPLNLTAFTLCMRVATELQGKREVILFVYRMPEVDELNVWIEKDRTIGLYLGSSSAGVRFHLPPLSTFRTHLCFTWSSSTGLAAAWMNGQRIIYQKYKKGLTIRSGGTVVLGQDPDSRLGGFNAEQCFVGEIGDVNLWDQVLTAKEIQGLYSQSTSVKVPNVINWRTAVYAIIPGSIVEVVDF; the protein is encoded by the exons ATGCTGAAGTTAGCTGTTTTCCTCCTCTGTGTGCTGCCTTTGGCATCTg cAGGGGGTCTTGCCAATAAAGTACTGCTGTTTCCACAGAAGACTGATAACAGCTATGTTAAAATCACTCCAGAAAAACCCCTAAACCTCACAGCTTTCACTTTATGCATGCGTGTCGCCACAGAGCTGCAAGGAAAGAGAGAGGTTATTCTCTTTGTCTACCGTATGCCTGAAGTCGATGAGCTTAATGTTTGGATTGAAAAAGACAGAACCATAGGCTTGTATCTTGGTAGTTCTAGTGCGGGAGTGCGTTTTCACTTGCCACCTCTCTCCACCTTCCGGACGCACCTGTGCTTCACCTGGAGCTCATCGACCGGTCTCGCGGCCGCTTGGATGAATGGACAACGCATTATTTACCAGAAATATAAAAAAGGTCTCACCATCCGTTCCGGTGGCACTGTGGTGCTCGGTCAGGATCCTGATTCACGTTTGGGTGGTTTTAATGCAGAGCAGTGCTTTGTAGGTGAAATTGGAGATGTGAACCTGTGGGATCAGGTACTCACTGCGAAAGAGATTCAGGGGTTATATTCACAAAGCACATCAGTAAAAGTGCCAAATGTAATTAATTGGCGCACAGCTGTGTATGCTATAATTCCAGGAAGCATTGTGGAAGTGGTGGATTTTTGA
- the LOC129425961 gene encoding C-reactive protein-like isoform X2, giving the protein MLKLAVFLLCVLPLASGGLANKVLLFPQKTDNSYVKITPEKPLNLTAFTLCMRVATELQGKREVILFVYRMPEVDELNVWIEKDRTIGLYLGSSSAGVRFHLPPLSTFRTHLCFTWSSSTGLAAAWMNGQRIIYQKYKKGLTIRSGGTVVLGQDPDSRLGGFNAEQCFVGEIGDVNLWDQVLTAKEIQGLYSQSTSVKVPNVINWRTAVYAIIPGSIVEVVDF; this is encoded by the exons ATGCTGAAGTTAGCTGTTTTCCTCCTCTGTGTGCTGCCTTTGGCATCTg GGGGTCTTGCCAATAAAGTACTGCTGTTTCCACAGAAGACTGATAACAGCTATGTTAAAATCACTCCAGAAAAACCCCTAAACCTCACAGCTTTCACTTTATGCATGCGTGTCGCCACAGAGCTGCAAGGAAAGAGAGAGGTTATTCTCTTTGTCTACCGTATGCCTGAAGTCGATGAGCTTAATGTTTGGATTGAAAAAGACAGAACCATAGGCTTGTATCTTGGTAGTTCTAGTGCGGGAGTGCGTTTTCACTTGCCACCTCTCTCCACCTTCCGGACGCACCTGTGCTTCACCTGGAGCTCATCGACCGGTCTCGCGGCCGCTTGGATGAATGGACAACGCATTATTTACCAGAAATATAAAAAAGGTCTCACCATCCGTTCCGGTGGCACTGTGGTGCTCGGTCAGGATCCTGATTCACGTTTGGGTGGTTTTAATGCAGAGCAGTGCTTTGTAGGTGAAATTGGAGATGTGAACCTGTGGGATCAGGTACTCACTGCGAAAGAGATTCAGGGGTTATATTCACAAAGCACATCAGTAAAAGTGCCAAATGTAATTAATTGGCGCACAGCTGTGTATGCTATAATTCCAGGAAGCATTGTGGAAGTGGTGGATTTTTGA